A part of Myxococcus landrumus genomic DNA contains:
- a CDS encoding L-threonylcarbamoyladenylate synthase has translation MLNPELVERAVELLRRGGVIALPTETVYGLAANAEDELAVRRVFAIKGRPATHPLIVHLPGMEHMASWARDLPPAAHQLARAFWPGPLTLVLPRTPRATDAVTGGQDTVALRVPGHPVALAVLKSLGGGLAAPSANRFGRVSPTTAEHVRVDLGADVDLVLDGGPCTVGVESTIVDLSSGAPSILRPGGLSTEDIERVLGHSVPVKTSTQVRVSGSLASHYAPRAGVVLAEPGEAAARVQALREQGLRVGVLGPEGLVLPPDVARFDVPADPAGAARVLYARLREADERGHDVLVACLPSASGLGIAVRDRLSRAAAPRDAGH, from the coding sequence ATGCTAAATCCGGAGCTCGTCGAGCGCGCGGTGGAATTGCTGCGGCGCGGCGGCGTCATCGCCTTGCCCACGGAGACGGTGTACGGCCTCGCGGCCAACGCCGAGGACGAGTTGGCCGTGCGTCGCGTCTTCGCCATCAAGGGCCGCCCCGCCACCCATCCGCTCATCGTCCACCTGCCCGGCATGGAGCACATGGCCTCGTGGGCCCGGGACCTCCCTCCGGCCGCGCACCAGCTCGCCCGCGCCTTCTGGCCGGGGCCGCTCACGCTCGTGCTGCCTCGCACGCCCCGCGCCACGGACGCCGTCACGGGAGGCCAGGACACGGTGGCCTTGCGCGTGCCGGGGCATCCGGTGGCCCTGGCTGTGCTGAAGTCCCTGGGTGGAGGACTCGCGGCGCCCAGCGCCAACCGCTTCGGCCGGGTGAGCCCGACCACCGCGGAGCATGTGCGCGTGGACCTGGGCGCTGACGTGGACCTGGTCCTCGACGGGGGGCCCTGCACGGTGGGCGTCGAGTCCACCATCGTCGACCTGAGCTCTGGTGCTCCCTCCATCCTTCGGCCCGGAGGACTGTCGACCGAGGACATCGAGCGGGTGCTGGGCCACTCGGTCCCCGTGAAGACCTCCACGCAGGTCCGCGTGTCGGGCTCGCTCGCGTCGCACTACGCGCCGCGCGCGGGGGTCGTGCTCGCCGAGCCGGGTGAGGCCGCCGCGCGTGTCCAGGCCCTGAGGGAGCAAGGTCTGCGCGTGGGCGTGTTGGGCCCCGAGGGGCTCGTGCTTCCTCCCGACGTCGCCCGCTTCGACGTGCCCGCGGACCCGGCTGGCGCCGCACGTGTGCTCTACGCACGGCTGCGAGAGGCGGATGAGCGAGGCCATGACGTGCTTGTCGCTTGCCTCCCCTCCGCCAGCGGCCTGGGCATCGCGGTGCGAGACAGGCTCTCGCGAGCCGCCGCCCCACGCGACGCCGGGCACTGA
- the apaG gene encoding Co2+/Mg2+ efflux protein ApaG, translating into MSSSATTDGIRITVKPAYWPERSSPESGQYAFMYTVEIVNEGEAPAQLKSRHWLITDATGKVEEVKGEGVVGRQPRLAPSERFEYTSWAMLRTPFGTMRGSYEMERPDGSSFEARIAEFALTLPNALH; encoded by the coding sequence ATGTCTTCCAGCGCCACCACTGACGGGATTCGCATCACCGTGAAGCCGGCCTATTGGCCGGAGCGCAGCTCGCCCGAGTCGGGGCAGTACGCCTTCATGTACACGGTGGAAATCGTCAACGAGGGCGAGGCGCCCGCGCAGTTGAAGTCGCGCCACTGGCTCATCACCGACGCCACCGGGAAGGTGGAAGAGGTGAAGGGGGAGGGCGTGGTGGGCCGCCAGCCCCGCCTGGCTCCGAGCGAGCGCTTCGAGTACACGAGCTGGGCGATGCTGCGCACGCCGTTCGGCACCATGCGCGGCAGCTACGAGATGGAGCGGCCGGACGGCTCGAGCTTCGAGGCGCGCATCGCGGAGTTCGCCCTCACCCTGCCCAACGCCCTGCACTGA
- a CDS encoding TIGR01777 family oxidoreductase — protein sequence MGKSHVFNARARMPVSASELFAWHAREGALARLTPPWERMELLERSGDGIQVGARVVMKMRMGPIPRRWVAEHTAYIQDSLFQDTQVSGPFSKWVHTHRFWPEPAQGTSILEDEVEYALPLGWLGSLVGGGFARRSLERVFAYRHRVTGMDLRRHLAFASRGPLSVAVTGASGLVGSALVPLLTTGGHDVKRLVRRRAEASRGEVAWAPDKGEVDTAALEGVDAVVHLAGVNVAGKRWSPEYKDAILKSRAEGTLALSEALARMKRKPRVLVCAAGVSIYGDRGDEPLTETSAPGTGFLADVCRVWEAATAPAEAAGIRVVNLRIGPVLDARDGALAKMLPAFLAGGGGPIASGRQWMSWVSLEDLLGLIHFSLFTDAARGPINAVAPGAVRQADFARALGRVLRRPAVLPMPAAVIRTLFGEMGQEALLAGARVLPSTAEQLGYSFVLPDLEGALRFTLGRTTEGLEVRHD from the coding sequence ATGGGCAAGTCGCACGTCTTCAATGCGCGCGCTCGGATGCCAGTTTCCGCCTCCGAGTTGTTCGCCTGGCACGCCCGGGAAGGGGCGCTCGCACGGCTGACGCCCCCCTGGGAGCGGATGGAGCTCCTGGAGCGCTCGGGCGATGGCATCCAGGTAGGCGCCCGCGTCGTCATGAAGATGCGCATGGGGCCCATCCCCCGCCGCTGGGTGGCCGAGCACACGGCCTACATCCAGGACTCGCTCTTCCAGGACACCCAGGTGTCCGGCCCGTTCTCCAAGTGGGTCCACACGCATCGCTTCTGGCCCGAGCCCGCGCAGGGCACCTCCATCCTCGAGGATGAGGTGGAGTACGCGCTGCCCCTGGGCTGGCTGGGGAGCCTGGTGGGCGGGGGCTTCGCGCGGCGCTCGCTGGAGCGGGTGTTCGCCTATCGCCACCGGGTAACGGGAATGGACCTGCGTCGTCACCTGGCCTTCGCGTCGCGGGGGCCACTCTCGGTGGCCGTCACGGGGGCGTCGGGCCTGGTGGGCTCGGCGCTGGTGCCGCTGCTCACCACGGGGGGCCACGACGTGAAGCGGCTGGTGCGGAGGCGGGCGGAGGCCTCGCGAGGCGAGGTGGCGTGGGCCCCCGACAAGGGCGAGGTGGACACGGCGGCGCTCGAGGGCGTGGATGCGGTGGTGCACCTGGCGGGCGTCAACGTCGCGGGCAAGCGCTGGTCGCCCGAGTACAAGGACGCCATCCTCAAGAGCCGAGCGGAGGGCACGCTCGCGTTGTCGGAAGCGCTGGCGCGGATGAAGCGCAAGCCGCGCGTGCTGGTGTGTGCCGCGGGCGTCAGCATCTACGGCGACCGGGGCGACGAGCCGCTCACAGAGACGAGCGCGCCGGGCACGGGCTTCCTCGCGGACGTGTGCCGTGTCTGGGAGGCCGCCACCGCGCCCGCCGAGGCCGCGGGGATTCGCGTGGTGAACCTGCGCATCGGCCCGGTGCTGGACGCGCGGGACGGCGCGCTGGCGAAGATGCTGCCCGCCTTCCTCGCGGGGGGCGGAGGGCCCATCGCCTCCGGGCGTCAGTGGATGAGCTGGGTGTCGCTGGAGGACCTCCTGGGCCTCATCCACTTCAGCCTCTTCACCGATGCGGCGCGAGGCCCCATCAACGCGGTGGCGCCGGGCGCGGTGCGGCAGGCGGACTTCGCCAGGGCGCTCGGCCGTGTGCTGCGGCGTCCGGCGGTGCTGCCCATGCCCGCGGCGGTCATCCGGACGCTCTTCGGGGAGATGGGGCAGGAGGCCCTGCTGGCGGGTGCCCGGGTGCTCCCCTCCACGGCGGAGCAACTGGGTTACTCTTTCGTCCTTCCGGACCTGGAAGGGGCGTTGCGCTTCACGCTGGGCCGCACCACGGAGGGGCTCGAGGTCCGTCATGACTGA
- the glgX gene encoding glycogen debranching protein GlgX — MRRAEVLPGKPFPLGATYDGHGVNFAVFSEHAKKVEVCLYDAQEPSRETRRFPLLETTHQVWHGYVPDLKPGTLYGLRVHGPFEPKKGLRFNPHKLLVDPYARALHGGVDYGAPIYAHVTGGKDEDLVLDKRDDAAAVPKAVVLEDTFDWEGDTPPGVPWHQTVLYELHVKGFTKLHPRVPEALRGTYAGLGHPAAIEHLKKVGVTAVELLPIHHIVDEPFLAERGLTNYWGYSTLGYFAPDARYSASGSRGEQVAEFKAMVKALHQAGIEVILDVVYNHTCEGNHLGPTLSFKGLDNGAYYRLTEKDPRYYLDVTGTGNSWNATHPYALKLVADSLRYWVEVMHVDGFRFDLATTLGRDRHGYDTRAAFFQIVHQDPVLSRVKLISEPWDVGDFGYQVGNFPVLWSEWNGKYRDTIRRYWKGDDRQAAEIGYRLTGSSDLYALSGRKPAASVNFVTAHDGFTLHDLVTYNDKHNEANGEENRDGGNDNHSWNCGVEGETNDAKVNALREQQKRNFLSTLFLSQGVPMLVAGDEMGRTQRGNNNAYCQDNALSWVNWELTESQSALLEFTSRLTRLRREQPVLRKRRFFRGAHMWDSELKDLAWFRPDGKEMRKDDWEKPYVRSLAFLLGGDAIAAPDEEGNRIVGDTLLVLMNAHHEPISFLLPALEWGADWEQVVDTATAGASPRTHTPAGGKVQVAGRSLMVLRRPATE; from the coding sequence ATGAGGAGGGCCGAGGTGCTTCCAGGGAAGCCGTTCCCCCTGGGCGCCACGTACGACGGACACGGGGTCAACTTCGCCGTCTTCAGCGAGCACGCGAAGAAGGTGGAGGTCTGCCTCTACGATGCACAGGAGCCCTCGAGGGAGACGCGCCGCTTTCCCCTGCTCGAGACGACGCATCAGGTGTGGCATGGCTATGTGCCGGACCTGAAGCCCGGCACGCTCTACGGCCTGCGCGTCCACGGGCCGTTCGAGCCGAAGAAGGGCCTGCGCTTCAATCCCCACAAGCTGCTGGTGGACCCGTATGCGCGCGCGCTCCACGGCGGCGTGGACTACGGCGCGCCCATCTATGCCCACGTGACGGGGGGCAAGGACGAGGACCTGGTCCTCGACAAGCGGGATGACGCGGCGGCCGTGCCCAAGGCCGTGGTGCTGGAGGACACGTTCGACTGGGAAGGTGACACCCCGCCGGGCGTGCCGTGGCACCAGACGGTCCTCTACGAGCTGCACGTCAAGGGCTTCACGAAGCTGCACCCCCGTGTGCCAGAAGCCCTGCGCGGAACGTATGCGGGCCTGGGGCACCCGGCCGCCATCGAGCACCTGAAGAAGGTGGGCGTCACCGCGGTGGAGCTTCTGCCCATCCACCACATCGTCGACGAGCCGTTCCTCGCCGAGCGCGGGCTGACCAACTACTGGGGCTACAGCACGCTGGGCTACTTCGCGCCCGACGCGCGCTACAGCGCCTCTGGCTCCCGTGGCGAGCAGGTGGCCGAGTTCAAGGCCATGGTGAAGGCGCTGCACCAGGCGGGCATCGAGGTCATCCTCGACGTGGTCTACAACCACACCTGCGAGGGCAACCACCTGGGGCCCACGCTGTCCTTCAAGGGCCTGGACAACGGGGCGTACTACCGGCTCACGGAGAAGGACCCTCGCTACTACCTGGACGTCACCGGGACGGGCAACTCGTGGAACGCCACGCACCCGTACGCGCTGAAGCTGGTGGCGGACTCGCTGCGCTACTGGGTGGAGGTGATGCACGTCGACGGGTTCCGCTTCGACCTGGCCACCACGCTGGGGCGCGACAGGCACGGCTACGACACGCGCGCGGCCTTCTTCCAGATTGTCCACCAGGACCCGGTGCTCAGCCGGGTGAAGCTCATCTCCGAGCCCTGGGACGTGGGCGACTTCGGCTACCAGGTGGGCAACTTCCCGGTGCTGTGGAGCGAGTGGAACGGCAAGTACCGCGACACCATCCGCCGCTATTGGAAGGGCGATGACCGGCAGGCGGCGGAGATTGGCTACCGGCTCACGGGCAGCTCGGACCTGTATGCGCTGTCCGGCCGCAAGCCCGCCGCGAGCGTCAACTTCGTCACCGCGCACGACGGCTTCACCCTGCACGACCTGGTCACCTACAACGACAAGCACAACGAGGCCAACGGCGAGGAGAACCGCGACGGCGGCAACGACAACCACTCCTGGAACTGCGGGGTGGAGGGCGAGACGAACGACGCGAAGGTGAACGCCCTGCGCGAGCAGCAGAAGCGCAACTTCCTGTCCACGCTCTTCCTGTCCCAGGGCGTGCCCATGCTGGTGGCGGGCGACGAGATGGGCCGCACCCAGCGGGGCAACAACAACGCCTACTGTCAGGACAACGCGCTGTCGTGGGTGAACTGGGAGCTGACCGAGTCGCAGTCGGCGCTCCTGGAGTTCACCAGCCGGTTGACCCGGCTGCGCCGCGAGCAGCCTGTCCTCCGCAAGCGCCGCTTCTTCCGCGGCGCGCACATGTGGGACAGCGAGCTGAAGGACCTGGCGTGGTTCCGCCCCGACGGCAAGGAGATGCGCAAGGACGACTGGGAGAAGCCCTATGTCCGCTCGCTCGCCTTCCTGTTGGGCGGGGATGCCATCGCCGCGCCGGACGAGGAGGGCAACCGGATTGTGGGTGACACGTTGCTGGTGCTGATGAACGCCCACCACGAGCCCATCTCCTTCCTGCTGCCGGCGCTGGAGTGGGGCGCGGACTGGGAGCAGGTGGTGGACACGGCCACGGCGGGGGCTTCCCCCCGCACCCACACGCCCGCGGGGGGCAAGGTGCAGGTGGCGGGGCGTTCGCTGATGGTCTTGAGGAGGCCCGCGACGGAGTAG
- a CDS encoding TerC family protein yields MNTQVALWVGFNLFVLAMLAVDLGLFHRKDHVVSPKEAGIWTLVWISISLAFCGGIWHFSGSTPALQWLTAYVVEYSLSVDNLFVFLMVFSYFRVAPEHQHRVLFWGILGAFVMRAVLIIAGAALVQRFHWLIYLFGAFLVFTAVKMLFSKDEEMDPEQKGIVKLARRMLPVARQGEGSRFFITEDNRRKVTPLFIVLLVVEATDLLFALDSIPAVLGISQNAFIVYTSNVCAILGLRSLFFVVASLMEKFHLLKVGLSAILAFVGVKMLITYFDIHVPISLSLGAIGGILLASIVASLIWPKAPEPGDDRESAKT; encoded by the coding sequence GTGAACACGCAAGTCGCGCTCTGGGTGGGCTTCAACCTCTTCGTGCTGGCGATGCTGGCCGTGGACCTTGGGCTGTTCCACCGCAAGGACCACGTGGTGTCGCCCAAGGAAGCGGGCATCTGGACGCTGGTGTGGATTTCCATCAGCCTCGCGTTCTGCGGAGGCATCTGGCACTTCTCCGGCAGCACGCCGGCGCTCCAGTGGCTGACGGCCTATGTCGTGGAGTACTCGCTCTCCGTCGACAACCTGTTCGTCTTCCTGATGGTGTTCAGCTACTTCCGGGTGGCGCCCGAGCACCAGCACCGGGTGTTGTTCTGGGGCATCCTGGGCGCGTTCGTGATGCGCGCGGTGCTCATCATCGCCGGCGCCGCGCTGGTGCAGCGCTTCCACTGGCTCATCTACCTGTTCGGCGCCTTCCTCGTCTTCACCGCGGTGAAGATGCTCTTCTCGAAGGACGAGGAGATGGACCCGGAGCAGAAGGGCATCGTCAAGCTCGCGCGCCGGATGCTGCCGGTGGCGCGGCAGGGCGAGGGCAGCCGCTTCTTCATCACCGAGGACAACCGCCGCAAGGTGACGCCGCTGTTCATCGTCCTCCTGGTGGTGGAGGCGACCGACCTGCTGTTCGCGCTGGACTCCATCCCCGCGGTGCTGGGCATCAGCCAGAACGCCTTCATCGTCTACACGTCCAACGTGTGCGCGATTCTGGGCCTGCGCTCGCTGTTCTTCGTGGTGGCCAGCCTCATGGAGAAGTTCCACCTGCTGAAGGTGGGCCTGAGCGCCATCCTGGCCTTCGTGGGCGTGAAGATGTTGATTACCTACTTCGACATCCACGTCCCCATCAGCCTGTCGCTGGGGGCCATTGGTGGCATCCTCCTGGCCTCCATCGTCGCGTCGCTCATCTGGCCCAAGGCGCCGGAGCCGGGCGATGACCGGGAGAGCGCGAAAACCTGA
- the hemH gene encoding ferrochelatase: MTTPGAKRGLLLLNLGTPDAPESGAVRRYLREFLSDPRVVDIHPVGRWMLLNFIILPVRPAKSAEAYRKVWMPQGSPLLVYSRELEAAVRARLGGEYEVALGMRYGTPSIPDAVASLRARGVMDFTVLPLYPQEATSSSASSLARVYEVMTEGWDVPNVRAVPAFHSHPSFLDAFTSVARPVIAQTRSDHVLFSFHGVPERHVRKTDTSGQHCFASAGCCDSLTEANRHCYRAQCFSTARGLAERLGLKAEGWSVSFQSRLGRTPWVKPYTDLVLPELAKRGVKRLAVMCPSFVADCLETLEEVGLRAREQFVEAGGEALTLVPSLNAHPEWVDAVVRMVRESDGAPTAAASP; encoded by the coding sequence ATGACGACTCCGGGCGCGAAGCGGGGCTTGCTGCTCCTCAACCTGGGGACTCCGGACGCGCCGGAGTCCGGGGCGGTGCGGCGGTATCTGCGGGAGTTCCTGAGCGACCCCCGGGTGGTGGACATCCATCCGGTGGGGCGCTGGATGCTCCTCAACTTCATCATCCTGCCCGTCCGTCCCGCCAAGAGCGCGGAGGCGTATCGCAAGGTGTGGATGCCCCAGGGCTCGCCCTTGCTGGTGTACAGCCGGGAGCTGGAGGCCGCCGTGCGCGCGCGGCTGGGCGGCGAGTACGAGGTGGCGCTGGGCATGCGCTACGGCACGCCCTCCATTCCCGACGCGGTGGCGAGCCTTCGCGCGCGCGGGGTGATGGACTTCACCGTGCTGCCCCTCTATCCGCAGGAGGCCACGTCGTCGTCCGCGTCGTCACTGGCGCGGGTGTACGAGGTGATGACGGAGGGCTGGGATGTGCCCAACGTGCGCGCGGTGCCGGCGTTCCACAGCCACCCGTCGTTCCTGGATGCCTTCACGTCCGTGGCGCGGCCGGTGATTGCGCAGACGCGCTCAGACCACGTGCTCTTCAGCTTCCACGGCGTGCCGGAGCGGCACGTGCGCAAGACGGACACGTCGGGCCAGCACTGCTTCGCGTCGGCGGGGTGCTGCGACTCGCTCACCGAGGCCAATCGCCACTGCTACCGCGCGCAGTGCTTCTCCACCGCGCGAGGGCTGGCCGAGCGGTTGGGGCTGAAGGCGGAGGGGTGGAGCGTGTCCTTCCAGTCGCGGCTGGGCCGCACCCCGTGGGTGAAGCCCTACACGGACCTGGTGCTGCCGGAGCTGGCGAAGCGGGGCGTGAAGCGGCTGGCGGTGATGTGCCCGTCCTTCGTCGCCGACTGCCTGGAGACGCTCGAGGAAGTGGGGCTGCGCGCCCGCGAGCAGTTCGTGGAGGCGGGGGGCGAGGCGCTGACGCTCGTCCCCTCGCTCAACGCCCACCCGGAATGGGTGGACGCCGTGGTGCGGATGGTACGCGAGTCAGACGGCGCGCCTACTGCTGCGGCTTCGCCGTAG
- a CDS encoding ABC transporter permease: MKALLIARRELSGYLHTLSGYVVIAVILALNGLFFNAYALGGASKRSAEVLSQFFYYSSGFTVVASVFISMRLLAEERQTGTLPLLYSSPLRDRDIVLGKFLAGFAFLSLYLLCTLYMPVLVLVNGKVSLGHVAAGYLGLLLLGSASLAVGTFGSALARNQLLAAITSAVMLVALILCWLLARITEQPLSDVFSAMSLWNQHFPPFQSGLIHVRDVVYYGVVTYVALFAATRVLEARRWR, from the coding sequence GTGAAGGCGCTGCTCATCGCCCGCCGCGAGCTGTCCGGTTACCTGCACACGCTCAGCGGCTACGTCGTCATCGCGGTCATCCTCGCGTTGAACGGCTTGTTCTTCAACGCGTACGCCCTGGGTGGCGCGAGCAAGCGCTCCGCCGAGGTGCTGTCGCAGTTCTTCTATTACTCGAGCGGCTTCACCGTCGTGGCCTCGGTGTTCATCTCCATGCGACTGCTCGCCGAGGAGCGGCAGACGGGGACGTTGCCGCTGCTGTACTCGTCACCGCTGAGGGACAGGGACATCGTGCTGGGCAAGTTCCTGGCGGGCTTCGCCTTCCTGTCGCTCTACCTGCTGTGCACGCTGTACATGCCGGTGCTGGTGCTGGTGAACGGCAAGGTGTCGCTGGGGCACGTGGCTGCGGGCTACCTGGGGTTGCTGCTGCTGGGCAGCGCGTCGCTCGCGGTGGGGACGTTCGGCTCGGCGCTGGCGCGCAACCAGTTGCTCGCGGCGATTACGTCCGCGGTGATGTTGGTGGCGCTCATCCTCTGCTGGCTCCTGGCGCGCATCACCGAGCAGCCGCTGTCGGACGTCTTCAGCGCGATGTCGCTGTGGAACCAGCACTTTCCGCCGTTCCAGTCGGGGCTCATCCACGTGCGCGACGTCGTCTACTACGGGGTCGTCACCTACGTGGCGCTGTTCGCGGCCACGCGCGTGCTCGAAGCGCGGAGGTGGCGATGA
- a CDS encoding ABC transporter ATP-binding protein, translating to MIQVEGLTKYYGEHAAIRDLAFTIGQGEVIGFLGLNGAGKSTTLKVLGCVLLPTAGRVVIDGHDVVSNAHEVRQRIGYLPDVPPLYDEMTVGEYLAYVARLRGVTARDTVARVGEAEEKTGLREVDGELISTLSHGYRQRVGVAQALVHKPALLILDEPTSGLDPRQIVEMRDVIRGLKGTHTVLVSSHILPEISQTCDRLLIIHKGTLVAQGTEEELGRKMGGGGSIEVEVRGDKARAVEVLQGFGAVEVERAVDGVVSLSLRASPDQRPRVAQAVVGAGLELLRLDQGAGQLESIFLRLTHGQEVRA from the coding sequence ATGATTCAGGTCGAAGGGCTGACCAAGTACTACGGTGAGCACGCGGCCATCCGGGACCTGGCCTTCACCATCGGGCAGGGTGAGGTCATCGGCTTCCTCGGCCTCAATGGCGCGGGCAAGTCGACGACGTTGAAGGTCCTGGGGTGCGTGCTGCTGCCGACCGCTGGGCGCGTCGTCATCGACGGCCATGACGTGGTGAGCAACGCCCACGAGGTCCGACAGCGCATTGGCTATCTCCCCGATGTGCCGCCGCTCTACGACGAGATGACGGTGGGCGAGTACCTGGCCTATGTCGCGCGGCTTCGCGGCGTGACGGCGCGGGACACCGTGGCCCGGGTGGGGGAGGCCGAGGAGAAGACGGGGCTTCGCGAGGTGGACGGCGAGCTCATCTCCACGCTCAGCCACGGCTACCGTCAGCGCGTGGGCGTGGCGCAGGCATTGGTACACAAGCCCGCGCTGCTCATCCTCGACGAGCCCACCAGCGGCCTGGACCCTCGGCAAATCGTGGAGATGCGCGACGTCATCCGGGGACTGAAGGGCACGCACACCGTCCTCGTCTCCAGCCACATCCTCCCGGAAATCTCGCAGACGTGTGACCGGCTCCTCATCATCCACAAGGGGACGCTGGTGGCGCAGGGGACGGAGGAGGAGCTGGGGCGGAAGATGGGCGGCGGAGGCTCCATCGAGGTCGAGGTGCGCGGTGACAAGGCGCGCGCGGTGGAGGTGCTCCAGGGGTTCGGCGCGGTGGAGGTGGAGCGGGCCGTGGACGGTGTGGTGTCGCTGAGCCTGCGCGCTTCTCCCGACCAGCGTCCGCGTGTGGCGCAGGCGGTGGTGGGCGCGGGGCTGGAGCTCTTGCGCCTGGACCAGGGCGCGGGGCAGTTGGAGTCCATCTTCCTCCGGCTGACGCACGGCCAGGAGGTGCGCGCGTGA